The DNA sequence TCATCAGCGAGCGGGTTTTGATGATCTTCGACTGGATGCGCGGGCCCATATCTCCATCCGTGCTGTTGTAGGATGAGATGGCACCGCACAGCGGAATCCGAGCATAGTCATTCAGAAGATTCATCACAGCATCCGAGACAGAGCCGCCAACATTATCAAAATACACATCGACACCATTTGGACATGCTTCTTCCAGCGCTTTGCCCAGGTCTTTTGTCGTTTTGTAATTAATAGCTGCGTCAAAGCCAAGCTCTTTCAGCAAATACTCGCATTTCTCATCCGTTCCGGCAATGCCGACGGCGCGTGCACCTTTGATTTTTGCAATCTGCCCAACGAACATCCCTACGGAACCTGCAGCGCCGGACACCACGACGGTTTCTCCAGCTTTAGGCTGTCCAATATCCAGCAGTCCAAAGTAGGCGGTTAGACCCGTCAAGCCGAGTACACTCAGGTAAGCGGAAAGCGGCGCGATGGAATCATCAACTTTCCGGACCAGCTTCGCATCCACTACATTGTAGAGCTGCCAGCCCAGCATCCCGATCACTTTGTCGCCCGTCTTGATCAGATCGGATTTGGATTCCACAACTTCCCCGACGATGCCACCTGAGATAACTTCATTCAGGGCGAAAGGCTCGATATAGGATTTGGCATCACTCATTCTGCCTCTCATATAAGGATCCACGGACAGATAACTCGTGCGGACTACAACCTGTCCCTCTTTTGGCTCATGAACAGGTGCCTCACGGTATTCAAAATTCTGATCTGTCGGCATACCAACCGGACGTGTCTTTAAAGCGATGGATCTATTCGTTAACTGCTGCATGTATAAATCACGGCTCCCATATCTATATTTTGGTTTCAAAAGAATGACTACAGAAACGCTCTGCACCTGCGCATAAAAGGCGAAATCCAAGAGGAAATCGGATACTTGAACACTTGCCAATTAAATTGGATAGTTTTAAAACTTTAAAACTATTAGACCGAAATCAGGGTTCCCTGTCCATTATAAACTGTCCAAGAAACCCGGCAAAAATTCGTTGAACGTATCCTCTTTGAGCTGGCTGTTTTTGTTTTGACCTTTACGGAACACTTGAATCAAGTCCGCTTCGTACAAAATCTTGAGATGGTACGATACGTTGGACTTGTCCATGCCGATCGCATCCCCGATATCCCCGCAGGTGTTCGTGCTGCGGTGATGATGCAGGTAGCGAAGCATTTCAATGCGCTTTACTTCCGCCATGGCCTTAAAAATCTTGACCCGCTTCTCGTCGTCTTTTGATGGTTTGATAGTCATAGAACTATAGTATTCCCGATCCTAAGAGAAGTCAATCCAGCCGGTAATTCCTTATTATGGACACCATTTATATACCACGCTGCTTGGATTCATAATCATTATTGAAAATGGCGGCATCTCATATATGGTACTTTCCACGGAATTTACCGGGTGCTTCTCCTGTCCAGCGTTTAAATTGGCGGCTGAAATGGGCGATATCTCCATACCCCAGCATTCTGGATACCGACTCGACAGACAGCTCGGGCTGCATGAGCAGCAGCTTGGCCTTCTTGAGCTTAAGCTGGGATAAGTATCCGCGAGGAGATATGCCGTAGACCCTCTGAAACATCCGGGTGCATGCAGACATGCTGTATCCAAGCCCTGCCGTGACAGCCGCGACCGTGTCCGCAGTTCGATCTCCGCTTGTACCGTCTTCATTTGCGGTATCCTCTACAGCCCGTTCCAAATCCGCGGCAATTCTTTTGGCGATCCGGGCAGCGCGGGTATGGGTGAGCCGTGAGTTCTCCCGCTCCGAGAGGCTGCCGGTCAATGCGGCAAAAAGCTCAAACATAGCGGACAGTGTTCTCATCTTCGTCTCCAGTTTTCCTGCGGCATCCTCGGAGGTCAGATCAATCAGCTTGTCCAGACTTGGCCGGATGGCGCAGGCAAGCGGGCTGTCCCCGGAAAAATAACGCTGCCCATCCCTGCACAGCAGCTCGCGGAGCGCACGCTCATCGGTATCAAAATGTATGCAGTAGTAGGTCATGTTTCCATCCCCGCTGCTGCGGCTTTCATGCAGGTCCTCCGGCTTCAGCAGCAGCAGATCACCTGGCTCCTGTACATAAGTCCGGCCGCTCACTTCCATCGTTTGCCTGCCCTCCATGAGCAGGTTAATCTCAAACAGGGGATGGGCATGAAGCGGATATTCCCATCCCTGCGCTACGGTGCGCCAATGTGCTGCATAGATCCGGAACGTCGCTTCCACATCCGGCAGCATCACTTCCCTGATCTGCAATTGTTGCCCGTCCGGCATTGCATTCATCCCCTCCCATACCTCATTTCATATATGCTGAATTTGGGTAAATT is a window from the Paenibacillus sp. J23TS9 genome containing:
- a CDS encoding NADP-dependent oxidoreductase; this encodes MQQLTNRSIALKTRPVGMPTDQNFEYREAPVHEPKEGQVVVRTSYLSVDPYMRGRMSDAKSYIEPFALNEVISGGIVGEVVESKSDLIKTGDKVIGMLGWQLYNVVDAKLVRKVDDSIAPLSAYLSVLGLTGLTAYFGLLDIGQPKAGETVVVSGAAGSVGMFVGQIAKIKGARAVGIAGTDEKCEYLLKELGFDAAINYKTTKDLGKALEEACPNGVDVYFDNVGGSVSDAVMNLLNDYARIPLCGAISSYNSTDGDMGPRIQSKIIKTRSLMKGFVLGDYASRQQEGLTELGKWLSEGKLKYEETIIDGFDHVIDAFLQLFQGTNLGKMLVKVD
- a CDS encoding helix-turn-helix transcriptional regulator — its product is MTIKPSKDDEKRVKIFKAMAEVKRIEMLRYLHHHRSTNTCGDIGDAIGMDKSNVSYHLKILYEADLIQVFRKGQNKNSQLKEDTFNEFLPGFLDSL
- a CDS encoding AraC family transcriptional regulator, giving the protein MPDGQQLQIREVMLPDVEATFRIYAAHWRTVAQGWEYPLHAHPLFEINLLMEGRQTMEVSGRTYVQEPGDLLLLKPEDLHESRSSGDGNMTYYCIHFDTDERALRELLCRDGQRYFSGDSPLACAIRPSLDKLIDLTSEDAAGKLETKMRTLSAMFELFAALTGSLSERENSRLTHTRAARIAKRIAADLERAVEDTANEDGTSGDRTADTVAAVTAGLGYSMSACTRMFQRVYGISPRGYLSQLKLKKAKLLLMQPELSVESVSRMLGYGDIAHFSRQFKRWTGEAPGKFRGKYHI